ATCCTGGCTGACGTGGCCGCCACCCATGACCTCCAATCCTCACGCTTTTATCTTCCCTCTCATCCTTTTGCTGTACTATCAGATTCTTTCCCGCGCTCACATTTTCACTCTCCTTTTGTCATCCTGAAAGGACCTTGTGGGCAAGCTGTAAAGACGGTTATTAAAAGAAACCTCCCGCAGGTTTGAGCGCAGCGGCAACTTATGGATAAGATTAGGGGAAGTTTTCCAATTTGCCATCTCTGCAGAACGGCCCACGCAAGTTACAAACTTGCGCCAATGCTTAGCTCCAAGCTATACGCGTGAAGCAGCAACGGAGAATGTGTTGTGTTTTTGGTCTGGTTTCTGGAAAACAGGGCAAAAACGAAAATTTGCGTTTAGCTAGCGCCTGTCTAGTTCGCCCAAAAGGTCCTTTCAGAATGACAAGTGGAGAAGAAGAAGAAGAAGAATGGTTGGGACTGAAAAAAAGGATCGCCTGTAGCACTAAAACAGCACACCAGGCGATCCTTGAGGATAGCAACAGTCTTACATCTTATGTCTTGCGTCGTAGGTCTATTTACTTAATGCACCTGCAAGCCGCTGTCGGGGACGAAGTCTAGGGAGACGGAGTTCATGCAGTAACGCTTATAGGTGGGCGGCGGGCCGTCGTCGAAGAGGTGGCCTAAGTGGGCATCGCAGCGGCCGCACAATACTTCTATGCGCTCCATGCCCATAGAATTGTCTTGCTCATAGATGACGGCGTTCTTTCTGAAGGTCTCAAAAAAGCTGGGCCAGCCGCAGTCTGAGGCAAACTTGGCATCAGAGGCGAAAAGCTTGTTGCCGCAGGCGGCGCAGTAATAAGTGCCTCGGCCGGTGTAGTTCCAGAGCTTGCCGGTGAAGGCGCGCTCCGTGCCTTTGCCGCGGGCAACGGCATAGACATCAGGGGGCAAGACCTTCTTCCATTCTTCGTCAGAAAGCCGCAGTTTGGTGGTGTCTGTGCGCGAGTAATACGGGTTCTTGGTTTGCCCAGGCGCGGAGGGCTGCGTGCTCACTGCGGTGGTTGCCGTGGGCTGGGTGCCCTGGTCAGAGGCGCTTTGGCAGCTGAGCAAAGGCAGGAGCAGTAATAGGTAAATTGAAAAAAGTAGTTTCATGGGTCTCATCTATAAGGGCAGCAACCTGCCTGCTATACAAACGAAGTCTACGCCCATATTAGTTTTCGGGCCGCTAGAAGTATTCCAGCGTTTTTGGCTTCTTTTCTGAAAAACAGGCTAAAAACGAGGCAGGTAGATAGGTGCCATCACCTGCTTTGCCCCGCCTGTACCTAGTGATGTCTATTTTCTCAATAGTCTCTTCACCAGCCCCACCAAGGCCAAATACAACACGCTCGGGATACCCACCCAAATAAGTTCGCTTTGGATGACGGCCAAGCCCTTCGGGCCGAGGAACTGCTTGATGCCAATAGGAGACACCTGGATGGGGCGCCAAGGCAGAAAATACCGGTTGTTGTCAAAAGGCGAGAAGACCGCCACGCCCAGTCCGCCGGTGGTCATGGCGTCCAGCAAAGAATGCGAGGCCGTGCATAGAAAGAAAATAAAGATGAGGAAGAGTCCCTGCCGACTCTGGAGCGGAACACCTCTGTAGAATACTTTGGTCACCAAAACGCCCAGCAACAACGCAAACGCCAGTGAGTGCGAAAAGCCCCGATGTCCCAGAAAATGCTCATACGGCACGCCAAACTTGAACATGACCACGTCTGCATCTGGAATGACGGCGCAGAATGCCG
The nucleotide sequence above comes from Nibribacter ruber. Encoded proteins:
- the msrB gene encoding peptide-methionine (R)-S-oxide reductase MsrB; translation: MKLLFSIYLLLLLPLLSCQSASDQGTQPTATTAVSTQPSAPGQTKNPYYSRTDTTKLRLSDEEWKKVLPPDVYAVARGKGTERAFTGKLWNYTGRGTYYCAACGNKLFASDAKFASDCGWPSFFETFRKNAVIYEQDNSMGMERIEVLCGRCDAHLGHLFDDGPPPTYKRYCMNSVSLDFVPDSGLQVH
- a CDS encoding metal-dependent hydrolase; the protein is MASAFAHALLAVAISKTSTSKKQLFKFSALAAFCAVIPDADVVMFKFGVPYEHFLGHRGFSHSLAFALLLGVLVTKVFYRGVPLQSRQGLFLIFIFFLCTASHSLLDAMTTGGLGVAVFSPFDNNRYFLPWRPIQVSPIGIKQFLGPKGLAVIQSELIWVGIPSVLYLALVGLVKRLLRK